From the Lolium rigidum isolate FL_2022 chromosome 2, APGP_CSIRO_Lrig_0.1, whole genome shotgun sequence genome, one window contains:
- the LOC124691107 gene encoding uncharacterized protein LOC124691107 translates to MEPAYGQPAPLQPAIEPCHGQPAPLRPAMVSGHDAPAPQQPVMEKPAVASVQQPWEYNLRKYLLLLATLVATVTYDAGFNPPGGVWQEGARDDASQGQRLAGDPVIRDTHYGRYLAFFYCNATAFAASLVVIVLILILAVRHDKVKEKKGVTWVVSDVVLLRLFMLLDLLSLMGAYAAGTCRDKVSTVYSVLLVAVVFLYIVITKLLDWWFPRKTSNSGSGGAMPRGPIGVPHPDSGSVPKIEEKKEQKAQERLRKVVMLLATFAVSITYVAGLSTPGGFWDSTGGSHRPGDAILKEHHSLRLTVFLLCNTTAFVASLFIIMLLIINVKKLHKKTARSLQFSLYLCIVVALVGLVVAYAAGSCRHTDTTVYVLSLVGAVVAFILLLILYAYFTSPSKPLPPCSSPLQQKDENQNQETDDNVSSREALDKARSLVLLLATLAATITYTAGLNPPGGLWQDNGDGHMAGDPILLTTDARRYRIFFYCNSVALVASLVAIVLVQTERLVKHHVLEAAMIFDLFGLIGAYAAGSCRDVNHSIYAMALAGAVLVYVVIHVIFLTLDHKDKKDDAKDRLLEKRRKRLLLFAILAATITYQAGLTPPGGFLLQDDELGHHAGDPVLLYNYPRRYNAFFYCNSVSFMLSISLILLLVNPNLYRPAIRSNALSVCTAVGLFCLMGAYAAGSTQHLKTSIYIFVLVAVVLFVAAGLLLVFLIKEINGNAVPPIEQDEEQKKKEADERKESEEERKKHVRRKYLMLLGILVASVTYQAGLEPPGGAWQSSINGYEAGDPVMHDNRRPRYLAFFYSNSVSFVASIVVIIMMLPHWLPNNKGEEWEEWSLSVMNWTIILDLVALLGSYAAGSNRGWKTSVYVFTLIGAVLGYFVIHMTLSSWFDSRRRKKNQSSQAPV, encoded by the exons ATGGAGCCCGCCTACGGCCAGCCAGCACCTCTGCAGCCGGCAATAGAGCCCTGCCACGGCCAGCCAGCACCTCTGCGGCCGGCAATGGTGTCCGGGCATGACGCGCCAGCACCTCAGCAGCCGGTAATGGAGAAGCCGGCAGTGGCGTCCGTGCAGCAGCCGTGGGAGTACAACCTGCGGAAGTACCTGCTGCTGCTGGCCACCCTGGTGGCCACCGTGACATACGACGCGGGCTTCAACCCGCCGGGGGGCGTCTGGCAGGAGGGCGCCCGCGACGACGCCAGCCAAGGTCAACGACTCGCCGGCGACCCCGTCATCCGCGACACCCACTACGGCCGGTACCTCGCCTTCTTCTACTGCAATGCCACCGCGTTCGCCGCCTCGCTTGTGGTCatcgtcctcatcctcatcctcgccGTCCGGCACGACAAggtgaaggagaagaagggcgtcACCTGGGTCGTCTCCGACGTCGTGCTGCTGCGGCTTTTCATGTTGCTCGACCTGCTCAGCCTCATGGGCGCCTACGccgccggcacctgccgggacaagGTCTCCACTGTTTACTCCGTCCTGCTGGTTGCCGTCGTCTTCCTCTACATCGTGATTACCAAGTTGCTGGACTGGTGGTTTCCACGCAAAACCTCCaactccggctccggcggggcgatGCCTCGAGGTCCCATCGGCGTCCCCCACCCTGACTCCGGCAGCGTGCCCAAGATCGAAGAAAAGAAGGAGCAGAAAGCCCAAGAACGGCTCCGCAAGGTCGTGATGCTTCTCGCGACGTTCGCGGTGAGCATCACCTACGTGGCCGGGCTGAGCACGCCGGGTGGCTTCTGGGACAGCACCGGGGGCAGCCACCGGCCAGGTGACGCCATCCTCAAGGAGCACCACAGCCTGCGCCTGACGGTGTTCCTGCTCTGCAACACCACGGCGTTTGTGGCGTCCCTGTTCATCATCATGCTGCTCATCATCAACGTCAAAAAGCTGCACAAGAAGACAGCCCGGTCTCTTCAGTTTTCCCTCTACCTGTGCATTGTCGTCGCGTTGGTCGGCCTCGTCGTCGCATACGCCGCCGGCAGCTGCAGGCACACCGACACCACTGTCTATGTACTCAGCCTGGTTGGCGCCGTTGTGGCATTCATCCTACTCCTGATCCTCTATGCTTACTTCACTTCACCGTCAAAACCCTTGCCTCCCTGTTCCAGTCCATTGCAGCAAAAAGATGAAAATCAAAATCAGGAGACTGACGATAATGTCAG CTCTAGGGAGGCGCTGGACAAGGCTCGCTCTCTTGTTCTACTGCTCGCCACTCTTGCAGCCACCATCACCTACACAGCGGGGTTGAACCCGCCGGGTGGCCTTTGGCAGGATAACGGTGACGGGCACATGGCTGGCGACCCGATCCTTCTCACGACGGATGCTAGGCGGTACAGGATCTTCTTCTATTGCAACTCGGTTGCCTTGGTGGCCTCCTTGGTGGCCATCGTACTGGTCCAGACGGAACGTCTGGTCAAGCACCACGTGCTGGAGGCAGCCATGATATTCGACCTGTTTGGCCTCATCGGTGCGTATGCCGCGGGAAGCTGCCGGGACGTGAACCACTCCATCTACGCCATGGCCTTGGCAGGCGCCGTTCTGGTCTATGTGGTGATCCATGTCATCTTCCTCACGCTGGATCACAAGGACAAGAAAGACGATGCCAAAGATCGTTTGTTGGAGAAGAGGCGCAAAAGATTGCTCCTCTTCGCGATCTTGGCCGCGACCATCACCTACCAAGCTGGCCTCACCCCTCCAGGCGGCTTCCTGCTCCAGGATGACGAGCTCGGGCACCATGCTGGCGACCCGGTCCTCCTGTACAACTACCCGCGCCGCTACAATGCCTTCTTTTACTGCAACTCGGTGAGCTTCATGTTGTCCAtctccctcatcctcctcctggtGAACCCCAACCTGTACAGGCCAGCCATACGAAGCAACGCACTGTCTGTTTGTACGGCGGTGGGCTTGTTTTGTTTGATGGGGGCCTACGCCGCCGGAAGCACGCAACACCTCAAGACATCCATCTACATCTTCGTGTTGGTGGCCGTGGTCCTCTTTGTTGCAGCCGGGCTGCTTCTAGTATTTTTGATAaaggagatcaatggaaatg CTGTGCCACCCATAGAACAagatgaagaacaaaagaagaaggaggcagatgAAAGGAAGGAGAGTGAAGAAGAAAGGAAAAAGCACGTGAGGCGCAAGTACCTAATGCTGCTAGGCATCTTGGTGGCGAGCGTAACCTACCAGGCCGGCCTGGAACCGCCCGGCGGAGCGTGGCAGAGCAGCATCAACGGGTACGAGGCGGGCGACCCAGTGATGCACGACAATAGGAGGCCCCGGTACCTTGCCTTCTTCTACAGCAACTCTGTTTCCTTCGTGGCTTCCATTGTTGTCATCATCATGATGCTACCGCACTGGCTGCCAAACAACAAGGGAGAAGAATGGGAAGAATGGTCGCTCAGCGTGATGAACTGGACGATCATACTTGATTTGGTGGCTCTCCTAGGGTCCTATGCAGCCGGCTCCAACAGGGGGTGGAAGACGTCTGTGTATGTCTTCACGCTCATCGGTGCCGTGCTGGGCTACTTTGTAATCCATATGACACTGTCATCCTGGTTTGATAGTCGTCGGCGTAAGAAGAATCAGAGCAGCCAAGCTCCAGTGTGA
- the LOC124691106 gene encoding uncharacterized protein LOC124691106: MEPSHDQPAPLQPAMAPGHDTPAPQQPAMEPGHDVQAPQPPAMAPGQQPWEYSLRKYLLLLATLVVTVTYDAAFNPPGGVWQDGTRDDVGQGQRLAGDPIIRDTHYHRYIAFFYCNATAFAMSLVLIVLILILAIRHDKEKEKKDAIWVASDVVLLRVVMVLDLLSLVGAYAAGTCRDKVSTVYSTVLVAAVFIYIVVIKLLDWWFPDNTSDSGSGSGGVTPTPKPSPSSGSGAMSVPIDDSDSGVPRVQEKEAMKKLKAEERFCKVLMLLATFAVSITYVAGLSTPGGFWDSTGGRHRPGDAILTDDHSLRLTVFLLCNTTAFVASLLITMLLIIDGRKLREKMARSFELYTCIVVTLVSLIAAYIAGSCRQTDTTIYVVCLVGAVVCLVGAVLACVLLHGFCTKASEFSSPCSSPAQQTDEQQQTDENVSAREALDKARSLVLLLATLAATITYSAGLNPPGGLWQDNSYGHMAGDPILLTTNARRYRAFFYCNSVAFVASLVAVVLVQKELLIKHHVLEAAMILDLFGLIGAYAAGSCRDVNHSIYAMAFSGAVLVYVVIHVVFFTMDYEDMDNGYEDRLLEKRRKRLLLFAILAATITYQAGLTPPGGFLLQDDKLGHHAGDPVLLYNYPRRYNAFFYCNSVSFMLSIALIILLVNRHLYRPAIRSNALSVCTAMGLFCLMGAYAAGSTQHIKTSIYIFVLVAVALFVAAGLLVILLVREIKGNGNSAVAPPKEQDKEEREEEEEKKENRNGNPAAARSIEQEAPKDEEEQREDAEERKKHARRKYLMLLGILVASVAYQAGLEPPGGAWQSSGSGYNAGNPVMHDNRRPRYLVFFYSNSFSFVASIVVIIMLLPHWLPNKKEVEWEKWSLKVMNWTIILNLVALLVSYAAGSSRGWKTSVYVCALTVAVLGYFAIHKALSVCSDRRHRRRRQSRQGDARV; encoded by the exons ATGGAGCCCAGCCACGACCAGCCAGCACCTCTGCAGCCGGCAATGGCGCCCGGGCATGACACACCAGCACCTCAGCAGCCGGCAATGGAGCCCGGCCATGACGTGCAAGCACCTCAGCCGCCGGCAATGGCGCCTGGCCAGCAGCCGTGGGAGTACAGCCTGCGGAAATACCTGCTGCTGCTGGCCACCCTGGTGGTCACCGTGACGTACGACGCGGCCTTCAACCCGCCAGGGGGCGTCTGGCAGGATGGCACCCGCGACGACGTCGGCCAAGGCCAACGACTCGCCGGCGACCCCATCATCCGCGACACCCACTACCACCGCTACATCGCCTTCTTCTACTGCAACGCCACTGCATTCGCGATGTCTCTTGTGCTCatcgtcctcatcctcatcctcgccATCCGGCACGACAAAGAAAAGGAGAAGAAGGACGCCATCTGGGTCGCCTCCGACGTCGTGCTGCTGCGGGTCGTCATGGTGCTCGACCTGCTCAGCCTCGTGGGAGCCTACGCCGCGGGTACCTGCCGGGATAAGGTCTCGACCGTCTACTCCACGGTGCTGGTGGCTGCCGTCTTCATCTACATCGTGGTTATCAAGTTGCTGGACTGGTGGTTTCCAGACAACACCTCTGACTCTGGCTCTGGTTCCGGCGGCGTGACGCCCACCCCCAAACCCAGCCCCAGCTCAGGCTCTGGCGCAATGTCAGTTCCCATCGACGACTCTGACTCCGGCGTGCCTAGGGTACAAGAAAAGGAGGCCATGAAGAAGCTCAAAGCTGAAGAACGGTTCTGCAAGGTCCTTATGCTTCTGGCGACGTTCGCGGTGAGCATCACATACGTCGCTGGTTTGAGCACGCCGGGCGGCTTCTGGGATAGCACCGGGGGCAGACACCGCCCGGGCGACGCGATTCTCACGGACGACCACAGCTTGCGCCTGACAGTGTTCCTTTTATGCAACACCACGGCGTTCGTGGCATCCCTGCTTATCACCATGCTGCTCATCATCGACGGCAGGAAGCTCCGTGAGAAGATGGCCCGGTCCTTCGAGCTCTACACCTGCATAGTTGTCACGCTGGTCAGTCTCATCGCCGCCTACATCGCCGGCAGCTGCAGGCAGACTGACACCACCATCTACGTGGTCTGCCTAGTCGGCGCGGTGGTCTGCCTGGTCGGTGCCGTTCTTGCGTGCGTCCTACTCCATGGTTTCTGCACTAAAGCGTCAGAATtctcttctccctgttccagtccAGCGCAACAAACTGATGAACAACAGCAGACTGATGAAAATGTCAG TGCTAGGGAGGCTCTGGACAAGGCTCGCTCCCTTGTTCTACTGCTCGCCACTCTTGCCGCCACCATCACCTACTCAGCCGGGTTGAACCCGCCGGGTGGCCTTTGGCAGGATAACAGCTACGGGCACATGGCCGGCGACCCGATTCTTCTGACAACGAACGCTAGGCGGTACAGGGCCTTCTTCTATTGCAACTCGGTTGCATTTGTGGCCTCCTTGGTGGCCGTTGTCCTGGTCCAGAAGGAGCTTCTGATCAAGCACCACGTGCTGGAGGCAGCCATGATACTCGACCTGTTTGGACTCATTGGGGCATATGCCGCGGGGAGCTGCCGGGACGTGAACCACTCCATCTACGCCATGGCCTTTTCAGGCGCTGTCCTGGTCTATGTGGTGATCCATGTTGTCTTCTTCACGATGGACTACGAAGACATGGACAACGGCTACGAAGACCGGTTGCTGGAGAAGAGACGCAAAAGGTTGCTCCTGTTCGCGATCTTGGCCGCGACCATCACCTACCAAGCTGGCCTCACCCCTCCAGGCGGCTTCCTGCTCCAGGACGACAAGCTCGGGCACCACGCTGGCGACCCGGTCCTCCTCTACAACTACCCGCGCCGTTACAATGCCTTCTTCTACTGCAACTCGGTGAGCTTCATGTTGTCCATCGCCCTCATCATCCTTCTGGTGAACCGCCATCTGTACAGGCCAGCCATACGAAGTAATGCGCTGTCAGTTTGTACGGCGATGGGATTGTTCTGTTTGATGGGGGCCTATGCCGCTGGAAGCACACAGCACATCAAGACATCCATCTACATCTTTGTGTTGGTGGCCGTGGCCCTCTTTGTTGCAGCCGGACTACTGGTAATATTGTTGGTGAGGGAGATCAAGGGAAATGGCAATTCAGCAGTTGCGCCACCCAAAGAACAGGACAAAGAAgaaagggaggaggaagaagaaaaaaaggagaaTAGAAATGGCAATCCAGCTGCTGCGCGATCAATAGAACAGGAGGCCCCTAAGGACGAAGAAGAACAGAGGGAGGATGCAGAAGAAAGGAAGAAGCACGCAAGGCGCAAGTACCTGATGCTGCTAGGCATCTTAGTAGCGAGCGTCGCCTACCAGGCAGGCCTGGAACCGCCTGGCGGAGCGTGGCAGAGCAGCGGCAGCGGGTACAATGCGGGCAACCCAGTGATGCACGACAACAGGAGACCCCGGTACCTTGTCTTCTTCTATAGCAACTCCTTTTCCTTCGTGGCTTCCATCGTTGTCATCATCATGCTGCTACCGCACTGGCTGCCAAACAAAAAGGAAGTGGAATGGGAAAAATGGTCGCTGAAGGTGATGAACTGGACGATAATACTTAATTTAGTGGCTCTCCTAGTGTCCTATGCAGCCGGCTCCAGCAGGGGGTGGAAGACGTCTGTGTATGTCTGCGCGCTCACCGTTGCGGTGCTGGGCTACTTTGCAATCCATAAGGCACTGTCAGTATGTTCTGATCGTCGTCACCGTAGGAGGCGCCAGAGCAGACAAGGAGATGCTCGTGTGTGA